A single genomic interval of Cupriavidus sp. MP-37 harbors:
- the bamB gene encoding outer membrane protein assembly factor BamB: MTSVLSRAVHRQPARTVSRALVAAACLATLGGCALFSKENKHPPAQLKPVSATLAVRQAWKADVGKSGPYSMQPAAAGNNVYVSSNNGNVMALEGASGRVLWKAKTDVDLTSGPGSDGSVTAVAGEKGAVYAFDASGKQIWKKQVNGEVLSAPLVGNGLVVVRTTDTRVFGLDAETGERRWIYQRSQTPLNLRAAMGMVFAGDGIVMGFPGGKLGVLTPGNGVLRWESAISYPKGVSEIERLNDVTGLPMVSGRQVCATTFQGRVACLELASGQPQWGKDFSSPAGLAQDDNALYASDEQSVVHAFDRQNGSERWKNADLRNRRLGAPLALGRSVVMGDFEGYVHFLSREDGQVVARMKTDGSAITAAPVVAGQTLVIQTRDGDVYGFQPG, translated from the coding sequence ATGACGTCAGTGCTTTCCCGTGCCGTACATCGCCAGCCCGCCCGCACCGTTTCGCGTGCGCTGGTGGCGGCTGCCTGCCTGGCCACGCTGGGCGGCTGCGCGCTGTTCAGCAAGGAAAACAAGCACCCGCCCGCGCAACTCAAGCCGGTATCGGCGACGCTGGCGGTGCGCCAGGCCTGGAAGGCCGATGTCGGCAAGAGCGGCCCCTATTCGATGCAGCCGGCAGCGGCGGGCAACAATGTCTATGTGTCGTCCAACAACGGCAATGTGATGGCGCTCGAAGGCGCCAGCGGCCGCGTGCTGTGGAAGGCCAAGACCGACGTGGACCTGACCTCCGGGCCGGGCAGCGACGGCTCGGTCACCGCGGTCGCGGGCGAGAAGGGCGCGGTCTATGCCTTCGACGCCAGCGGCAAGCAGATCTGGAAGAAACAGGTCAACGGCGAGGTCCTGTCGGCACCGCTGGTCGGCAACGGCCTGGTAGTGGTGCGCACCACCGATACCCGCGTGTTCGGCCTGGATGCCGAGACCGGCGAGCGCCGCTGGATCTACCAGCGTTCGCAGACGCCGCTGAACCTGCGCGCGGCGATGGGCATGGTGTTCGCCGGCGACGGCATCGTGATGGGCTTCCCCGGCGGCAAGCTCGGCGTGCTGACGCCGGGCAACGGCGTGCTGCGCTGGGAAAGCGCGATTTCCTACCCGAAGGGCGTGTCGGAGATCGAGCGCCTGAACGACGTCACCGGCCTGCCCATGGTCAGCGGGCGCCAGGTCTGCGCCACCACCTTCCAGGGCCGGGTCGCGTGCCTGGAACTGGCCAGCGGCCAGCCGCAGTGGGGCAAGGATTTCTCGTCGCCGGCGGGCCTGGCGCAGGATGACAATGCGCTTTACGCCAGCGACGAGCAATCGGTGGTGCATGCCTTCGACCGCCAGAACGGCAGCGAGCGCTGGAAGAACGCCGACCTGCGCAACCGCCGCCTGGGCGCGCCGCTGGCGCTGGGCCGCTCGGTGGTGATGGGCGACTTCGAAGGCTATGTCCACTTCCTGTCGCGCGAAGACGGCCAGGTGGTGGCACGCATGAAGACCGATGGCAGCGCCATCACCGCCGCGCCCGTGGTGGCGGGGCAGACCCTGGTGATCCAGACGCGCGACGGCGACGTCTACGGTTTCCAGCCTGGCTGA
- the der gene encoding ribosome biogenesis GTPase Der → MKPVIALVGRPNVGKSTLFNRMTRSRDALVADLPGLTRDRHYGEGRIGERPFIAIDTGGFEPVVKEGIVAEMAKQTKQAVVEADVVIFIVDGRLGLAPQDRAIADYLRKTGRRIMLAVNKAEGMKYTSVAADFYELGMGDPYAISAAHGDGVRELVDEAIELAVQERPELAEEASDEGKGVKIAIVGRPNVGKSTLVNTLIGEERVIAFDMPGTTRDAIYVEFERGGKPYTLIDTAGLRRRGKVFEAIEKFSVVKTLQSIADANVVILLLDAQQDISDQDAHIAGFIVESGRALVVGVNKWDGLDGHTRDRIKHDLERKLQFLGFANFHFVSARERTGIGALMRSVDDAYAAAMVKLPTPQLTRVLQEAVEFQQPKRVGASRPKLRYAHQGGSNPPIIVIHGNALSGVAETYRRYLENRFRAAFKLKGTPLRIEFRTNKNPYADSKE, encoded by the coding sequence ATGAAACCAGTTATTGCACTTGTCGGCCGCCCCAATGTGGGCAAGTCGACGCTATTCAACCGCATGACCCGCTCGCGCGACGCGCTCGTCGCCGACCTGCCGGGCCTGACGCGCGATCGCCATTACGGCGAAGGGCGCATCGGCGAACGTCCGTTCATCGCCATCGATACCGGCGGCTTCGAGCCCGTGGTCAAGGAAGGCATCGTCGCCGAGATGGCCAAGCAGACCAAGCAGGCGGTGGTCGAGGCCGACGTGGTGATCTTTATCGTCGACGGCCGCCTGGGCCTGGCGCCGCAGGACCGCGCCATCGCCGATTACCTGCGCAAGACCGGCCGGCGCATCATGCTGGCGGTCAACAAGGCCGAGGGCATGAAGTACACCTCGGTGGCGGCGGATTTCTATGAGCTCGGCATGGGCGACCCGTACGCGATCTCCGCCGCCCATGGCGACGGCGTGCGCGAGCTGGTCGACGAGGCCATCGAGCTGGCGGTGCAGGAGCGCCCCGAGCTGGCCGAGGAGGCCTCGGACGAGGGCAAGGGCGTCAAGATCGCCATTGTCGGACGTCCCAATGTGGGCAAGTCCACGCTGGTCAATACGCTGATCGGTGAAGAGCGCGTGATCGCCTTCGACATGCCCGGCACCACCCGCGACGCCATCTACGTTGAGTTCGAGCGCGGCGGCAAGCCCTATACGCTGATCGATACCGCCGGCCTGCGCCGGCGCGGCAAGGTGTTCGAGGCGATCGAGAAATTCTCGGTGGTCAAGACGCTGCAGTCGATCGCGGATGCCAACGTGGTGATCCTGCTGCTCGACGCGCAGCAGGATATTTCCGACCAGGACGCGCACATTGCCGGCTTTATCGTCGAGTCCGGCCGTGCCCTCGTGGTGGGCGTGAACAAATGGGATGGCCTGGACGGCCACACGCGCGACCGCATCAAGCACGACCTCGAGCGCAAGCTGCAATTCCTCGGCTTTGCCAACTTTCACTTTGTGTCGGCGCGCGAGCGCACCGGCATCGGCGCGCTGATGCGCTCGGTCGACGACGCCTATGCCGCGGCCATGGTCAAGCTGCCGACGCCGCAACTGACGCGCGTGCTGCAGGAAGCCGTGGAATTCCAGCAGCCCAAGCGCGTCGGCGCGTCGCGGCCCAAGCTGCGCTATGCGCACCAGGGCGGCTCCAATCCGCCCATCATCGTGATCCACGGCAATGCGCTGTCGGGCGTGGCCGAAACTTACCGGCGCTACCTGGAAAACCGTTTCCGTGCGGCCTTCAAGCTTAAGGGCACGCCCCTGCGCATCGAATTTCGCACGAACAAAAATCCGTACGCGGACTCGAAGGAGTGA
- the hfq gene encoding RNA chaperone Hfq, with the protein MSNKGQLLQDPFLNALRKEHVPVSIYLVNGIKLQGNIESFDQYVVLLRNTVTQMVYKHAISTVVPARAVNFRVDDSAEA; encoded by the coding sequence ATGAGCAACAAAGGGCAACTGCTACAAGACCCGTTCCTGAACGCGCTGCGCAAAGAGCACGTGCCGGTTTCCATCTATCTCGTCAATGGCATCAAGCTGCAAGGCAATATCGAATCGTTCGACCAGTATGTCGTCCTGCTGCGCAACACCGTGACCCAGATGGTCTACAAGCATGCGATTTCCACCGTCGTGCCGGCACGCGCGGTCAATTTCCGTGTGGATGATTCCGCCGAGGCCTGA
- the hflX gene encoding GTPase HflX: MDPRATSNTAPSRAILVGVDFGKHDFQESLSELALLTSTAGSLPVHTLTGRRSRPDPALFIGSGKAEELKEAADALDADVVVFNHALSPAQQRNLERFLQRHVIDRTGLILDIFGQRAQSHVGKVQVELAQVQYRASRLVRAWSHLERQKGGIGMRGGPGERQLELDRRMLDERAKRLKSDLSRLQRQHSTQRRARARNDTLSISLVGYTNAGKSTLFNALTKAGAYAADQLFATLDTTSRRLFLDGLGNVVLSDTVGFIRDLPTQLVAAFRATLDETVHADLLLHVVDASSPVRHEQIEQVNRVLAEINALDIPQIVVMNKIDAAPELMGDGPRIERDADGIPTRVFLSAREGLGLDALREAVVEVAQWLASRPPEPQPYDPRLDQVAQPDDAGAIGDGGVADGGDDADAADSPRL; this comes from the coding sequence TTGGACCCCAGAGCCACCTCCAATACCGCCCCTTCGCGCGCCATCCTCGTCGGCGTTGACTTCGGCAAGCATGATTTCCAGGAAAGCCTCAGCGAACTGGCGCTGCTGACCTCAACCGCCGGCTCGCTGCCGGTGCATACGCTGACGGGCCGCCGCTCGCGGCCGGATCCGGCGCTGTTCATCGGCTCCGGCAAGGCCGAGGAGCTGAAGGAGGCCGCCGATGCGCTGGATGCCGACGTGGTGGTGTTCAACCACGCGCTCAGCCCGGCGCAGCAACGCAACCTGGAGCGCTTCCTGCAACGCCACGTGATCGACCGGACCGGCCTGATCCTGGACATCTTCGGCCAGCGCGCGCAGAGCCATGTCGGCAAGGTGCAGGTCGAACTGGCGCAGGTGCAGTACCGCGCGTCGCGGCTGGTCCGCGCGTGGAGCCACCTGGAGCGTCAGAAGGGCGGCATCGGCATGCGCGGCGGCCCCGGCGAGCGCCAGCTCGAACTGGACCGCCGCATGCTGGACGAGCGCGCCAAGCGGCTCAAGTCCGATCTGTCGCGGCTGCAGCGCCAGCACAGCACGCAACGGCGGGCGCGCGCGCGCAACGACACCCTCAGCATCTCGCTGGTGGGCTACACCAACGCGGGCAAGTCGACGCTGTTCAACGCGCTGACCAAGGCCGGCGCATATGCGGCCGACCAGCTCTTCGCCACGCTCGACACCACCTCGCGCCGGCTGTTCCTGGACGGCCTGGGCAACGTGGTGCTGTCGGACACGGTCGGCTTTATCCGCGACCTGCCCACGCAGCTGGTGGCGGCGTTCCGTGCCACGCTCGACGAGACCGTGCATGCGGACCTGCTGCTGCATGTGGTCGACGCGTCGAGCCCGGTGCGCCACGAGCAGATCGAGCAGGTCAACCGGGTGCTGGCCGAAATCAACGCGCTGGACATCCCGCAGATCGTGGTGATGAACAAGATCGACGCCGCGCCCGAGTTGATGGGCGATGGCCCGCGCATCGAGCGCGACGCGGACGGCATCCCCACCCGCGTGTTCCTGAGCGCGCGCGAGGGGCTGGGCCTGGACGCGCTGCGCGAGGCCGTGGTCGAGGTGGCGCAATGGCTGGCCAGCCGCCCACCCGAGCCGCAGCCCTACGATCCGCGCCTGGACCAGGTGGCGCAGCCCGACGACGCCGGCGCTATCGGAGATGGCGGCGTGGCGGATGGTGGCGACGACGCCGATGCGGCGGACTCGCCCCGGCTGTAG